A single region of the Methanofastidiosum sp. genome encodes:
- the prs gene encoding ribose-phosphate diphosphokinase, producing MFVTSLSSKKTLEKLKGDFKLIDCHFERFPDGEGYVRFDEKVKDIKEILIVQSLYYPQDEHIMQLFFMIDALKDLNIKINLLIPYMAYARQDKRFKDWESVSGISLAKMIDRFELESKYTVDIHDIKITKAMGGENLSAMPLIAEYLMDLKLNEPVVISPDKGSVERAKIVADQMEAEFDHLEKTRLSGDTVEIRPKEINTRGRDVAIVDDIISTGGTMAKACEVLKREGTLKVLSGATHLLMISNAEERLKNAGIDGIFGSDSIPSKFSDISIAKIIQEMF from the coding sequence ATGTTTGTTACATCACTTTCATCGAAAAAAACTCTTGAAAAATTAAAAGGTGATTTCAAATTAATCGACTGCCATTTTGAAAGATTCCCCGATGGAGAAGGATATGTTAGATTTGATGAAAAAGTCAAAGATATTAAAGAAATTTTAATAGTTCAATCGTTATATTATCCCCAAGATGAGCATATAATGCAGCTCTTTTTCATGATTGATGCGTTAAAAGACTTAAACATCAAGATTAACCTGTTAATCCCCTACATGGCTTATGCAAGACAAGACAAGAGATTTAAGGACTGGGAATCTGTTTCTGGGATCTCTCTAGCAAAGATGATTGACAGATTCGAACTTGAATCAAAATATACTGTTGATATACATGATATAAAAATCACAAAAGCTATGGGTGGAGAAAATTTATCAGCTATGCCATTAATAGCAGAATATTTAATGGATCTAAAACTTAACGAGCCTGTTGTTATATCGCCCGATAAAGGGTCAGTCGAAAGGGCAAAGATTGTTGCAGACCAAATGGAAGCAGAGTTTGACCATCTCGAAAAGACAAGGCTTTCTGGAGATACTGTGGAGATTAGGCCAAAAGAAATAAACACTAGAGGCAGAGATGTCGCAATTGTCGATGACATAATATCAACCGGTGGAACTATGGCTAAGGCGTGTGAAGTTCTTAAAAGAGAAGGCACTTTAAAGGTACTATCTGGCGCAACTCATCTTTTAATGATATCAAATGCAGAAGAAAGATTAAAAAATGCAGGGATTGATGGCATATTCGGTTCTGATTCAATTCCTTCAAAATTTTCAGATATATCAATTGCTAAAATTATACAAGAAATGTTTTAG
- the npdG gene encoding NADPH-dependent F420 reductase: MKKIAIIGGTGGQGTGLALRWARAGHEIFIGSREESKACASADNLKEICIDTACSLLEIERSDVQTIKEKVPEAKILGFDNLEAAKKADIIVISVPYSHLIPTVASIKEALTEGKTIISVVVPLSTAVGGKATTVISPWEGSAAEVIQSLVPENVQVISAFQNVSADRLSDLEKDVDCDIMVCGGSKDARKNIMELAKDIPSARAIDGGPLQNARLIEPITALLIGMNIRYKVREGMGIRFTYLPE; the protein is encoded by the coding sequence ATGAAGAAAATTGCCATTATTGGGGGAACTGGCGGACAGGGAACGGGACTTGCTTTAAGATGGGCAAGAGCTGGACATGAAATCTTTATTGGATCTAGAGAAGAAAGTAAGGCTTGTGCATCTGCCGATAATCTAAAAGAGATATGTATCGATACTGCATGTTCTTTATTAGAAATAGAAAGGTCTGATGTTCAAACTATAAAGGAAAAAGTTCCTGAAGCAAAGATACTAGGATTCGATAATCTAGAAGCGGCAAAAAAAGCAGACATAATTGTGATAAGTGTTCCTTATTCGCATCTTATTCCTACTGTAGCGTCTATTAAAGAGGCTTTAACTGAAGGGAAAACAATTATATCGGTAGTTGTGCCTCTTTCAACTGCAGTTGGTGGAAAAGCAACGACTGTTATTTCTCCTTGGGAAGGAAGTGCTGCCGAAGTTATTCAGAGCTTAGTACCAGAGAATGTTCAAGTAATCAGCGCATTTCAGAATGTAAGCGCAGACAGACTTTCTGACCTTGAAAAAGATGTCGATTGTGATATAATGGTATGTGGCGGCTCAAAAGATGCAAGGAAAAACATAATGGAACTTGCAAAGGATATACCTAGTGCTAGGGCAATTGATGGTGGACCACTACAGAATGCAAGACTGATTGAGCCAATAACTGCATTGCTAATAGGAATGAACATAAGGTATAAGGTCAGAGAAGGAATGGGAATAAGATTTACTTACCTTCCTGAATGA
- a CDS encoding CBS domain-containing protein, whose amino-acid sequence MIDLGEVKKLRKKFGATQKELAIKAGVTQAYIAKLENKQIDPKLSTFNKILNALEELRVRMKKIQDVMVSPVIFVHPKDKVSDAITIMARYNISQLPVLRNGSPVGSLSEKSLIKKLGIGKICETPDLTVSEIMDESFPVVSKEQSFAEVYTLLKENQAVLIEETGRVVGIITRADILDKI is encoded by the coding sequence ATGATCGATCTTGGCGAAGTAAAAAAATTGAGGAAAAAATTTGGAGCTACTCAAAAAGAGCTTGCAATTAAAGCTGGGGTTACACAAGCATACATTGCCAAACTTGAGAATAAACAGATTGATCCCAAACTTTCTACTTTTAATAAGATCTTAAATGCATTGGAAGAGTTAAGAGTTAGAATGAAAAAAATACAGGATGTAATGGTTTCTCCAGTAATATTCGTTCATCCGAAGGATAAGGTTAGTGATGCAATAACAATAATGGCAAGATATAATATATCCCAGTTGCCTGTTTTGAGAAATGGGTCTCCAGTTGGGAGCCTATCGGAGAAATCCCTTATTAAAAAACTAGGGATTGGGAAGATTTGTGAAACTCCCGATCTTACTGTTTCCGAGATCATGGATGAAAGTTTCCCAGTAGTATCTAAAGAACAAAGTTTTGCTGAAGTTTACACACTTCTAAAAGAAAATCAAGCTGTCCTTATTGAAGAAACGGGAAGAGTTGTAGGAATAATCACAAGAGCAGATATTCTTGATAAAATATAA
- a CDS encoding MtaA/CmuA family methyltransferase translates to MALREMTPYRRFMSAMTGGRVDRTPVMVLSNFCKELMASTNVTWPACQTDSKVMAQFQAGRYEVWGLDVLISHNDLVSEATMLGAEIDLGTDLRHPSVLKHALENTDPTKYNMPKDVVSKGRNPIVEGSAKILVEKYENLVPVLRTVTGPMTIAGHLFGVDRILMWSKQEEKKFEACLDICTDLCIEIIRNSADSSGVDGFYMPDPTASGDLLDPKDFQYFLEPRYKRLTKETKDVVSMLHICGDTRGYMDRIPHSGFDAFSFEAPGTSVKEAVMGLGDRVTLVGSLETIPVVMMGKPDYVYTQSLRDITDGVDILSPACGTPPMTPNANIRAMVEACEPKKVKRKVVALSKEEIIKKYIPTNADLADITRAVMVGDAVTTEDLVVAALKKGVKPIDLVEEALLPGAIGVAEMYDGGYAFVPEILLAANAMKKGISHCQSAMGDVKPKGKIIMHVAFGDVHAIGKDIVKSILIAKGYQVTDLGASVPWDKVIEAAKKERPDVVSGTALMTTTRTAFPKVAELMKKEGIEVPFIVAGGAVDPAYAETMDYAIYCKGPGDAEPVFEGIRKGKKWQQIREEEHKKYK, encoded by the coding sequence TTGGCATTAAGAGAAATGACACCATATAGAAGATTCATGTCCGCTATGACAGGCGGCCGTGTTGATAGAACACCTGTAATGGTTCTTTCTAACTTTTGTAAAGAATTAATGGCTTCAACAAATGTTACTTGGCCAGCATGTCAGACAGATTCAAAGGTCATGGCACAGTTCCAAGCAGGCAGATACGAAGTTTGGGGCCTAGATGTATTGATATCCCATAACGATTTAGTATCTGAAGCAACTATGCTAGGAGCAGAAATTGACCTTGGAACAGACCTTAGACATCCATCAGTATTGAAGCATGCACTTGAGAATACTGATCCAACAAAATACAACATGCCTAAAGATGTTGTATCAAAGGGGAGAAATCCAATAGTTGAAGGGTCTGCAAAGATTCTCGTTGAAAAATATGAAAATCTTGTTCCCGTTCTAAGAACAGTTACCGGACCAATGACTATTGCAGGGCACCTTTTTGGTGTTGATAGGATATTAATGTGGTCAAAACAAGAAGAGAAGAAGTTTGAAGCTTGTCTTGATATTTGTACTGATCTATGTATTGAAATCATTAGAAACTCTGCAGATTCAAGCGGTGTAGACGGATTCTACATGCCTGATCCAACAGCATCAGGAGACTTATTGGATCCAAAGGACTTCCAGTATTTCCTTGAACCAAGATATAAGAGATTAACAAAGGAAACAAAGGATGTTGTATCAATGTTACATATCTGTGGTGACACAAGAGGTTACATGGACAGAATTCCACATTCTGGATTTGATGCATTCTCATTTGAAGCTCCTGGTACATCCGTTAAGGAAGCTGTAATGGGTCTTGGAGACAGAGTTACACTAGTTGGTAGTTTGGAAACAATCCCGGTAGTCATGATGGGTAAACCAGATTATGTTTACACACAGTCATTAAGAGATATCACAGATGGTGTTGATATTCTATCACCTGCTTGCGGTACACCACCAATGACTCCAAATGCAAACATAAGGGCAATGGTCGAAGCTTGCGAACCAAAGAAAGTAAAGAGAAAAGTTGTCGCACTAAGCAAAGAAGAAATCATAAAGAAATACATACCAACAAATGCTGACCTTGCAGATATTACAAGAGCAGTTATGGTAGGAGATGCTGTAACAACTGAAGATCTAGTAGTAGCAGCTCTTAAGAAAGGAGTAAAGCCAATCGATTTAGTAGAAGAAGCCTTATTGCCTGGTGCAATTGGAGTAGCAGAGATGTATGATGGTGGATATGCATTCGTGCCTGAAATATTACTTGCCGCAAATGCAATGAAGAAAGGTATCAGCCACTGCCAAAGCGCAATGGGAGATGTCAAGCCAAAGGGTAAGATTATTATGCACGTTGCATTCGGTGACGTTCACGCCATTGGAAAAGACATTGTTAAGTCAATCTTGATTGCAAAGGGATACCAAGTAACTGATCTAGGGGCAAGTGTTCCATGGGATAAAGTAATTGAGGCAGCAAAGAAGGAAAGACCAGATGTCGTATCTGGAACAGCATTAATGACAACTACAAGAACTGCATTCCCCAAGGTAGCCGAACTTATGAAGAAGGAGGGTATAGAAGTACCATTCATAGTTGCCGGTGGAGCAGTTGACCCAGCATACGCAGAAACAATGGACTACGCCATATATTGTAAAGGACCAGGAGATGCTGAGCCTGTCTTTGAAGGTATAAGAAAAGGCAAGAAGTGGCAACAGATCAGAGAAGAAGAACACAAGAAATACAAGTAA
- a CDS encoding aconitate hydratase, whose translation MKYNVSEKIISAHLVEGEMQSQSLIAIKIDQTLTQDATGTLAYLQFEAMGVPKVKTELSVSYVDHNTLQTSFENADDHAYLQSVAKKYGLVFSRPGNGICHQLHLERFGVPGKTLLGSDSHTPTGGGIGMISMGAGGLDVALAMAGEPFYLKMPNIVEVCLDGELSDWTSAKDVILELLGRLSVKGGVNKIFEFTGKGIESLSVPERATITNMGTELGATTSIFPSDKITKKFMESEGRGKEWQRIEADNSAEYSESISIDLDKLEPMIAKPHMPDNVVKISEIEGTKVSQVAIGSCTNSSYKDLALVSEVLKGKTVHPNVSLVVSPGSKQVLSMIAKDGHLKNIVDAGGRILECTCGPCIGMGQAPTSEGTSLRTFNRNFKGRSGTKDADIYLVSPEVAVAAALYGVITDPRKLGKYPKVEMPDKFEINDNMFIFPTEDGKDVEIVRGPNIKPVPRNESLKDPLRGSVLLKTGDNITTDDIMPAGAKILPLRSNIPKISEYTFERIDKDFPSRAKAKDGGFIIGGSNYGQGSSREHAAIAPMFLGVKAVIAKSFARIHHANLVNFGIVPLTFSDEKDYDRIEFGDELVIEIGDFSNIGCKNVTKNQTYKLNKNLLGRDLDLLKAGGALNYVYNKMRR comes from the coding sequence ATGAAATATAATGTTTCTGAAAAGATTATATCTGCTCATTTGGTTGAGGGCGAGATGCAAAGTCAAAGCCTTATTGCAATTAAAATTGATCAGACTTTAACTCAAGATGCAACAGGCACACTTGCCTACTTACAGTTTGAAGCAATGGGGGTACCAAAAGTAAAAACTGAATTATCGGTAAGTTATGTTGATCACAATACTCTACAGACTTCATTTGAAAATGCAGATGATCACGCATATCTGCAAAGCGTTGCAAAAAAATATGGGCTAGTCTTTTCAAGACCTGGAAATGGAATCTGCCACCAGCTGCATCTTGAAAGATTTGGAGTTCCTGGGAAAACTCTACTTGGCTCTGATAGTCACACGCCAACAGGCGGCGGTATAGGAATGATTTCTATGGGTGCGGGGGGGCTTGACGTCGCACTTGCAATGGCAGGTGAGCCATTTTACTTGAAAATGCCAAACATAGTGGAAGTTTGTCTTGATGGAGAACTTTCTGATTGGACTTCTGCAAAGGATGTAATTTTAGAATTATTGGGGAGATTATCCGTTAAGGGCGGAGTTAATAAAATATTTGAATTTACTGGGAAAGGTATTGAGAGTTTATCTGTTCCTGAAAGGGCAACAATTACAAATATGGGAACTGAACTTGGCGCTACAACTTCTATTTTCCCAAGTGATAAAATAACAAAAAAGTTCATGGAATCTGAGGGCAGAGGAAAGGAATGGCAAAGGATTGAAGCTGACAATAGTGCAGAATATTCTGAATCTATTTCAATTGATTTAGACAAATTAGAACCAATGATTGCAAAACCCCACATGCCCGACAATGTTGTGAAAATAAGTGAAATTGAAGGCACTAAAGTATCTCAAGTAGCAATTGGAAGTTGCACCAATTCATCCTACAAGGATTTAGCACTAGTATCAGAAGTTCTAAAAGGAAAGACAGTTCATCCCAATGTAAGTCTTGTTGTTTCTCCTGGTTCTAAACAAGTTTTGTCTATGATAGCAAAGGATGGCCATCTGAAGAATATTGTTGATGCTGGAGGAAGAATATTAGAGTGTACGTGTGGTCCATGTATTGGAATGGGACAAGCCCCTACATCGGAGGGTACTTCCCTTAGAACATTCAACAGAAATTTCAAAGGTAGAAGCGGTACAAAAGATGCAGATATCTACTTAGTAAGTCCTGAAGTTGCAGTTGCGGCTGCTCTTTATGGAGTTATAACTGATCCTAGAAAATTAGGCAAATACCCAAAGGTAGAGATGCCAGATAAATTTGAGATTAACGATAACATGTTCATTTTTCCAACAGAGGATGGAAAGGATGTTGAGATAGTCAGAGGGCCAAATATAAAGCCTGTTCCAAGAAACGAGAGTCTAAAAGATCCCTTGAGAGGTTCTGTTCTATTAAAAACTGGAGACAATATTACAACTGACGATATAATGCCTGCAGGGGCGAAGATATTGCCACTTAGATCAAATATTCCAAAAATTTCTGAATATACTTTTGAGAGGATAGATAAAGACTTCCCTTCAAGGGCTAAAGCTAAAGATGGCGGATTCATTATCGGAGGTTCAAATTATGGTCAGGGCTCTTCAAGGGAACATGCGGCAATTGCCCCAATGTTCTTGGGGGTCAAGGCCGTAATTGCTAAGAGTTTTGCAAGGATTCATCATGCAAATTTAGTTAACTTTGGGATAGTACCCTTAACATTTTCAGATGAAAAGGACTATGACAGAATTGAGTTTGGGGATGAGCTAGTAATTGAAATAGGAGATTTTAGTAACATCGGCTGTAAAAATGTTACAAAGAATCAAACATACAAGCTCAATAAAAATCTCTTGGGCAGAGATTTAGACCTTTTAAAGGCCGGCGGGGCCTTAAATTATGTGTATAACAAAATGAGGAGATAA
- a CDS encoding 2'-5' RNA ligase family protein, translating into MSLLVIAYPEIKKKNYDWIQDLRNKYDMLYYDVVKPHFTFVFPVFNLNKKELTHEIKEKSKGLKEIDFYLRCAVLNKDAFNDYWHVFLVPDEGFSSITKIHDKFYSGKLKDEHFLAIQFIPHLGVGNSTNANECKKLVDELNEKNFEIHGKIKKLTIVNYEDKKVEDIETIDLG; encoded by the coding sequence ATGTCGCTTTTAGTAATTGCATATCCAGAAATTAAAAAGAAGAATTATGATTGGATTCAAGATTTAAGAAATAAATATGATATGCTTTACTATGATGTTGTCAAACCCCATTTTACTTTTGTCTTTCCAGTTTTTAATTTAAATAAAAAAGAACTTACTCATGAAATAAAGGAAAAATCTAAAGGGTTAAAAGAGATTGATTTCTACCTTAGATGTGCTGTGCTAAATAAAGATGCCTTCAATGATTACTGGCATGTCTTTTTAGTCCCAGATGAAGGATTCAGCAGTATTACAAAAATCCATGATAAATTCTATTCTGGGAAACTCAAAGATGAGCATTTTCTTGCTATCCAGTTTATACCTCACTTGGGAGTTGGGAATTCTACAAATGCAAATGAATGTAAGAAACTTGTGGATGAATTAAACGAAAAGAATTTCGAGATTCACGGCAAAATAAAAAAGCTTACAATAGTAAATTATGAGGATAAGAAGGTAGAGGATATAGAAACAATCGATCTAGGGTAG
- a CDS encoding VOC family protein — protein sequence MATLNHIALLVSNLEASKRFYKETLGLEPIFEHPISGEQFEKVTGLNDFDVVFAVLSDNKSKVNIELVEFKNGLMESPSIFNHIAFEVDDVDELHQKFVNNCIETVSEPVTLTHPHPKINGKRFFYFYDPDGNIIEVYNKKEGLYSE from the coding sequence ATGGCAACTTTAAACCATATAGCGCTACTTGTTTCAAATCTTGAAGCATCAAAAAGATTCTATAAAGAAACACTAGGATTAGAACCAATCTTTGAACATCCAATAAGTGGCGAACAGTTCGAAAAAGTAACAGGTTTAAATGATTTTGATGTTGTATTTGCAGTATTATCTGATAATAAATCAAAGGTAAACATCGAACTAGTAGAATTTAAAAATGGCCTCATGGAAAGTCCTTCAATATTTAATCACATTGCATTTGAAGTAGATGATGTCGATGAACTCCATCAAAAGTTTGTTAATAATTGTATAGAAACAGTTTCTGAACCAGTAACACTTACTCATCCACACCCAAAAATAAATGGCAAGAGATTCTTCTATTTTTATGATCCGGATGGGAACATAATAGAAGTATATAATAAAAAAGAAGGATTGTACTCAGAATAA
- a CDS encoding dodecin family protein translates to MSEVAKVIEVVGKSEISWEDAVAKAVFVASKTIHNIKGVEVEKLTGKVTDGKITKYKATVKLIFVVE, encoded by the coding sequence ATGTCTGAAGTTGCGAAAGTGATTGAAGTAGTTGGAAAATCTGAGATAAGCTGGGAAGATGCAGTAGCAAAAGCAGTTTTTGTTGCTTCAAAGACCATCCACAACATTAAAGGCGTGGAAGTTGAAAAATTAACAGGCAAAGTTACTGACGGTAAGATAACAAAATATAAAGCTACAGTTAAATTAATCTTTGTTGTTGAATAA
- a CDS encoding GNAT family N-acetyltransferase, giving the protein MNIRRAQEKDLPRILELNNIESKWVGKKEIAFFQKYMNIPFFSVIENTEKVVGFLMAMDHSTDYDNINFLWFKNKFRRYYYIDRVIVDESMRGKGIVSMLYKEVINKKGPIPLVAEVSIEPPNEDSVKFHNKVGFKEVGTLTSGGKKVRMYYLD; this is encoded by the coding sequence ATGAATATTAGAAGAGCACAAGAAAAAGACTTACCTAGAATACTAGAATTAAACAATATAGAATCTAAATGGGTAGGTAAAAAGGAAATTGCGTTTTTTCAAAAATATATGAACATCCCATTCTTCAGTGTGATTGAAAATACTGAGAAAGTAGTTGGATTCTTGATGGCTATGGATCACAGCACAGATTATGATAATATCAATTTTCTATGGTTTAAAAATAAGTTCAGGAGATACTACTATATCGATAGAGTAATTGTTGATGAGTCTATGAGAGGCAAAGGGATTGTGTCTATGTTATACAAAGAAGTGATAAACAAGAAAGGGCCAATACCCCTTGTAGCAGAAGTATCTATTGAACCCCCAAATGAAGACTCAGTTAAATTCCATAATAAAGTTGGATTTAAAGAGGTAGGAACTCTAACATCTGGCGGTAAAAAGGTCAGAATGTACTATCTTGATTGA
- the rsgA gene encoding ribosome small subunit-dependent GTPase A — MDNSSVDLETIGWDSYFEDNFTEYKEEGFVPGRITEVQRKSFMVITELGEIESRVSGKFRFNSPDKSNFPVVGDWVAIKTEINNKGTIHEVLPRKSKFSRKIAGKLTEEQVLLANVDVVLIVSRLDHDFNIQRIERYLTLVSKSGSKPAIVLNKSDICEDIDHKLEEVKKIAPNVAIHNLSAELNEGLDSIEQYLEKGKTIALLGSSGVGKSTIINRLLGTNRQKVSSVRKSDSHGRHTTTYREMIMLPNGGMIIDNPGMRELQLWSDGDDVSDVFSDIEALSDNCRFYDCTHISEPGCAVKVAIENGDLEARRYEHYLKLKKEIEYLNIKQNEMGRVTDKARGRGMSKKIKLIRKMRTDKY, encoded by the coding sequence ATGGATAATTCATCAGTTGATCTAGAAACTATTGGTTGGGATTCATACTTTGAAGATAATTTTACCGAGTATAAAGAGGAAGGATTTGTACCTGGCCGAATTACTGAAGTCCAACGTAAAAGTTTCATGGTGATCACAGAATTAGGCGAGATTGAATCAAGAGTTTCTGGTAAATTTAGATTTAATTCTCCGGACAAAAGTAATTTCCCGGTAGTTGGAGATTGGGTGGCCATAAAGACAGAGATTAATAACAAGGGAACTATTCATGAAGTGCTGCCAAGAAAGAGCAAATTCTCTAGAAAAATTGCAGGTAAACTTACAGAAGAACAGGTCTTACTTGCAAATGTTGATGTGGTTTTGATTGTATCGAGACTTGATCATGATTTTAATATTCAGAGGATTGAAAGATACCTTACTTTAGTTTCAAAGAGTGGTTCAAAACCAGCCATTGTACTGAATAAATCTGATATTTGTGAAGATATTGATCATAAGCTAGAAGAAGTGAAGAAAATAGCTCCAAATGTTGCAATACATAATTTGAGTGCAGAGTTAAATGAAGGTTTGGATTCAATTGAACAATATCTAGAAAAAGGAAAGACCATAGCACTTCTTGGGTCTTCTGGCGTAGGTAAATCAACAATTATTAATAGATTACTTGGTACTAATCGTCAAAAAGTTAGTTCTGTAAGAAAATCAGATAGCCATGGGCGACATACTACGACTTACAGAGAGATGATTATGCTTCCAAATGGAGGGATGATTATTGACAATCCCGGAATGAGAGAGCTTCAATTGTGGTCTGATGGTGACGATGTTAGTGATGTCTTTTCTGATATAGAAGCACTTTCAGATAACTGCAGATTTTATGATTGTACTCATATTAGCGAGCCAGGATGTGCTGTAAAGGTTGCAATTGAAAACGGTGATCTCGAAGCACGTCGTTATGAACATTATCTCAAACTGAAAAAAGAGATAGAATACCTTAATATAAAACAGAACGAGATGGGTAGAGTTACAGATAAGGCTAGAGGGCGAGGCATGTCTAAAAAAATAAAACTCATAAGAAAAATGAGGACTGATAAATACTAG
- the icd gene encoding isocitrate dehydrogenase (NADP(+)): MSGDLITIKSGKIDVPDYPIIPFIEGDGIGPDIWKASQKIMDAAIQKAYGSKRKIYWTEVLAGEKAFNKTKSWLPDETVDKIKECIVGIKGPLTTPVGGGIRSINVTLRQVLDLYACIRPVRYYTGIPSPMKHPEYVDMIVFRENTEDVYSGIEWPAGSDEANKVISYLETQFGVRIRKNSSIGIKPISEFGTKRIVKKAFDFAIENSRKSVTVVHKGNIMKYTEGAFKNWAYDLANQDYKGKIIPYTEYKDSGIVLKDAIADNMFQQALLRPAEYDVLVMPNLNGDYFSDALAAQVGGLGIAPGGNVGDGYAVFEATHGTAPKYTGMDKVNPGSLLLSGVMMLNYLGWKEAATLVEKSFGETIKQKYVTYDFARQMEGATEVKCSEFGERIIKNMDKN, from the coding sequence ATGAGTGGAGATTTAATCACAATAAAATCGGGAAAGATCGATGTTCCTGATTATCCTATAATTCCTTTCATTGAAGGGGATGGAATAGGTCCTGACATATGGAAGGCATCCCAAAAGATTATGGACGCCGCCATCCAAAAAGCATACGGAAGCAAGAGAAAAATATACTGGACAGAAGTATTGGCTGGAGAAAAGGCTTTCAATAAAACAAAAAGCTGGCTCCCAGATGAAACAGTTGATAAGATAAAAGAGTGCATAGTGGGCATTAAGGGACCTTTGACAACTCCTGTTGGAGGAGGTATAAGAAGTATTAATGTTACACTAAGACAAGTTCTTGACCTTTATGCATGTATAAGGCCTGTTAGGTACTATACTGGGATCCCATCTCCAATGAAACATCCAGAATATGTTGATATGATTGTTTTTAGAGAAAATACCGAAGATGTTTATTCTGGCATAGAATGGCCTGCGGGCTCTGACGAAGCCAACAAAGTTATTTCTTATCTTGAAACACAGTTTGGAGTAAGAATAAGGAAAAACTCTAGCATAGGTATAAAACCCATTTCAGAGTTTGGAACAAAAAGGATTGTTAAGAAAGCATTTGATTTTGCCATTGAAAATAGTAGAAAGTCCGTAACTGTAGTTCACAAAGGAAACATAATGAAATACACAGAAGGGGCTTTTAAGAATTGGGCATATGATCTTGCTAATCAGGATTACAAGGGTAAGATTATCCCTTATACTGAGTACAAAGATTCTGGTATTGTGCTAAAAGACGCTATAGCTGACAACATGTTCCAGCAAGCTCTTTTGAGGCCCGCTGAATATGATGTACTTGTCATGCCAAATCTAAACGGAGATTACTTCTCTGATGCACTTGCAGCTCAAGTTGGCGGACTTGGGATTGCGCCTGGTGGAAATGTCGGAGATGGCTACGCAGTATTTGAAGCAACTCACGGCACCGCACCAAAATATACAGGAATGGACAAAGTAAATCCGGGATCATTACTACTTTCTGGCGTTATGATGCTAAACTACCTTGGATGGAAGGAAGCTGCAACTTTAGTTGAAAAGAGCTTTGGCGAAACAATAAAACAAAAATATGTCACATATGACTTCGCTAGGCAGATGGAAGGCGCAACAGAAGTAAAATGCTCCGAGTTTGGAGAAAGAATAATTAAAAATATGGATAAAAATTAA